The Mercurialis annua linkage group LG8, ddMerAnnu1.2, whole genome shotgun sequence genome window below encodes:
- the LOC126661776 gene encoding uncharacterized protein LOC126661776: MGLLSVSDAIQCRVFPITLTGIAQKYFELDEDQRAIRGKEAKGKESKEKSKEKSKSKSEDRRGRLEESRRFAPQTRYEPRYDPRDDENNFTPLNTNRTNVFMWIKENVKNVVWPPKMKAEIRDTRKYCKFHEDDGHETDSCRDLKVENEIMIDKGELRKFVAHKAKSNDKGEIRSRDDKGKEREDERPSKILGTIHMINEGGHNSLTIRRKQKKEVMNIRETHMPPVIFDVEDYEHVKAPHNDALVVTTIIENWNMERIL; this comes from the exons atggggctactcagcgtgtCAGACGCAATTCAATGCAGGGTATTCCCAATCACACTCACAG GCATAGCCCAAAAATACTTTGAGCTAGACGAGGACCAGAGGGCGATTCGTGGGAAAGAAGCAAAGGGAAAAGAGTCGAAAGAGAAATCCAAAGAAAAATCGAAGTCAAAATCCGAGGATAGAAGGGGAAGGCTAGAGGAAAGTAGGCGATTCGCCCCCCAAACGAGATACGAACCTAGGTACGACCCCCGAGACGATGAAAACAACTTCACACCATTAAACACCAACCGAACTAACGTcttcatgtggatcaaagagaACGTAAAAAACGTAGTATGGCCACCGAAGATGAAAGCCGAAATAAGAGACACaagaaagtactgcaaattcCACGAAGACGACGGACATGAAACAGATAGCTGCAGAGATTTGAAAGTCGAAAACGAAATAATGATAGACAAAGGAGAACTGAGGAAATTCGTGGCCCACAAAGCGAAAAGCAACGACAAGGGAGAAATAAGAAGCAGAGATGACAAAGGAAAAGAAAGAGAAGACGAACGCCCATCCAAAATattgggaaccatacacatgatcaaTGAAGGAGGACACAACAGCTTAACGATTAGAAGAAAGCAAAAGAAAGAGGTGATGAACATCAGAGAAACCCACATGCCACCCGTAATCTTCGATGTTGAAGACTACGAGCACGTGAAAGCACCCCATAATGATGCCTTGGTGGTGACTACTATCATTGagaattggaacatggagcgaatcctATGA